Proteins found in one Erythrobacter sp. KY5 genomic segment:
- the glpD gene encoding glycerol-3-phosphate dehydrogenase produces the protein METDFDLLVIGGGINGAGIARDAAGRGLSVCLVEKDDLAQHTSSASTKLVHGGLRYLEHYEFRLVRESLIERERLLNMAPHIIWPLRFVLPHDKGLRPKWMLRLGLFLYDNLGGRKLLPPTRNVDLREPPHCEVLEGRLTHGFEYSDCWVEDSRLVVLNCMDAQERGATIRTRTECIGLSREDECWSAVLRTNDGEETITAKMVVNAAGPWVDTVLGRALPGEIHANLRLVKGSHLIFPKLYEGEHCYIFQNKDDRIIFAIPYERDFTLVGTTDVLFTGDPSDIDISADEADYICNAANEYLRVDVTPDQAVASYAGVRPLYEDKAASNSTVTRDYQFELEQDGPKMLSIFGGKLTTYRKLAEHALEKLGIEDDRWTADEVLPGGEIDPVHFGRFIEDQAALFPWLGDETVLRLARAYGTRMIDLIGDAQGINDLGEHMGGDLYARELEYLVEHEFARSADDVLTRRSKLYLHIDDAAQAKVARWFDARTVDA, from the coding sequence ATGGAAACAGATTTCGACCTGCTTGTCATCGGCGGCGGCATCAACGGCGCTGGGATCGCGCGCGATGCGGCGGGGCGCGGGTTGAGCGTTTGCCTGGTCGAAAAAGACGATCTCGCCCAGCATACATCCAGCGCTTCGACCAAGCTGGTGCATGGGGGCCTGCGCTATCTTGAGCATTACGAATTTCGGCTGGTTCGAGAAAGCCTGATCGAGCGGGAACGGCTCTTGAACATGGCTCCGCACATCATCTGGCCGCTGCGCTTCGTGCTGCCGCACGACAAGGGGTTGCGGCCCAAGTGGATGCTTCGCCTTGGCCTGTTCCTTTACGACAATCTGGGTGGCCGCAAGCTTCTGCCGCCGACGCGCAATGTGGACCTGCGCGAGCCCCCGCATTGCGAGGTGCTCGAAGGCCGGCTGACGCATGGCTTCGAATATTCCGATTGCTGGGTCGAGGATTCGCGCCTTGTCGTGCTCAATTGCATGGACGCACAAGAGCGCGGGGCGACAATCCGCACGCGCACGGAATGCATCGGCCTTTCACGCGAGGACGAGTGTTGGAGCGCGGTCCTTCGAACCAATGACGGCGAAGAAACGATTACCGCAAAGATGGTCGTCAACGCCGCTGGCCCGTGGGTCGACACGGTGTTGGGCCGTGCCCTCCCCGGCGAAATCCATGCGAACCTGCGCCTCGTAAAGGGAAGTCACCTGATTTTCCCGAAGCTATACGAGGGCGAGCATTGCTACATCTTTCAGAACAAGGACGACCGGATCATTTTCGCGATCCCCTATGAGCGCGACTTTACCCTGGTCGGAACCACAGATGTCCTGTTCACCGGCGACCCATCGGACATCGACATCAGCGCAGATGAGGCGGATTACATCTGCAATGCCGCCAATGAATATCTGCGCGTGGACGTGACGCCTGACCAAGCTGTCGCCAGCTATGCCGGGGTGCGTCCGTTGTATGAGGACAAGGCCGCATCCAATTCCACCGTCACCCGCGATTACCAGTTCGAGCTTGAACAAGACGGCCCGAAGATGCTCTCGATCTTCGGAGGCAAGCTGACAACATATCGCAAGCTTGCCGAGCATGCGCTTGAAAAACTTGGCATAGAGGACGACAGGTGGACTGCCGACGAGGTCTTGCCGGGAGGTGAGATCGACCCGGTTCATTTCGGCCGCTTCATCGAGGATCAGGCCGCGCTGTTCCCCTGGCTCGGCGACGAAACCGTTCTGCGCCTTGCACGGGCATACGGCACGAGGATGATTGATCTGATCGGCGATGCGCAGGGCATAAACGACCTTGGCGAGCATATGGGCGGCGACCTTTATGCGCGCGAGCTTGAATATCTTGTCGAACACGAGTTTGCACGCAGCGCAGACGATGTGCTGACGCGCCGATCCAAGCTCTATCTCCACATTGACGATGCGGCACAGGCCAAGGTTGCGCGCTGGTTCGACGCTCGCACGGTCGACGCATGA
- a CDS encoding Crp/Fnr family transcriptional regulator: MHARLRVPITFAWWEKAMEALSDMMANLPPDSLLMALDPQQIEALLKDATRRDLKPDDVVINQGDENGDYAVYVLSGGLKIGFVSAGGREIILSYCAPGEVVGEIALLDSGPRTATATAVVESSVLLLPSKNFLEAVSSSPASVARIMRELAQRVRQQNLIIESDRTFSMGPRLARALVRLVDKDRTDGRLLYNPSQSDLGAFAGLARENVSRLLSEWESQDIIARDGRTLTVRDVEYLRSLAEFGEET, from the coding sequence ATGCACGCGCGATTGCGCGTGCCGATCACTTTTGCATGGTGGGAAAAAGCGATGGAAGCCTTGAGTGACATGATGGCCAACCTGCCTCCTGACAGCCTGTTGATGGCGCTTGACCCTCAACAGATCGAAGCGCTGCTGAAGGATGCCACCCGCAGGGATCTGAAACCCGACGATGTCGTAATCAATCAGGGCGACGAGAATGGCGACTACGCGGTCTACGTCCTGTCTGGCGGGCTCAAGATCGGATTCGTGAGCGCTGGCGGTCGCGAGATCATTCTCAGCTATTGCGCACCGGGCGAAGTGGTTGGCGAGATTGCCCTCCTGGACAGCGGGCCGCGCACCGCAACGGCCACCGCGGTCGTCGAATCGAGCGTCCTGCTGCTGCCATCGAAGAATTTTCTCGAAGCCGTCTCCTCCAGCCCCGCATCGGTAGCGCGTATCATGCGCGAGCTGGCGCAGCGCGTGAGGCAGCAAAACCTCATTATCGAAAGCGACCGCACCTTCTCGATGGGGCCCCGCCTTGCCAGAGCGCTGGTGCGTCTTGTCGACAAGGATCGCACGGATGGCCGGTTGCTCTACAATCCGAGTCAAAGCGACCTTGGTGCCTTTGCAGGTCTGGCGCGCGAGAATGTGAGCAGGCTGTTGTCCGAATGGGAAAGCCAGGACATCATTGCGCGCGACGGACGCACGTTGACCGTTCGCGACGTCGAATATCTGCGCTCCCTAGCGGAGTTTGGCGAAGAGACCTGA
- the rpsO gene encoding 30S ribosomal protein S15, whose product MSVAPERKAEVIKDNAQGTGDTGSPEVQVAILTERIKNLTEHFKSNHKDNHSRRGLLMMVNKRRNLLAYLKKKDVERYNALIQKLGLRK is encoded by the coding sequence ATGTCGGTAGCACCCGAGCGTAAAGCAGAAGTCATCAAGGACAACGCACAAGGCACAGGCGACACCGGTTCGCCGGAAGTCCAGGTCGCGATCCTTACCGAGCGCATCAAGAACCTGACCGAGCACTTCAAGTCCAACCACAAGGACAACCACTCGCGTCGCGGTCTCCTGATGATGGTCAACAAGCGCCGCAATTTGCTCGCATACCTCAAGAAGAAGGATGTCGAGCGCTACAACGCGCTGATCCAGAAACTGGGTCTGCGTAAATAA
- a CDS encoding alpha-galactosidase → MSTPVDDIVRWYELRAGGSLIALEAAVGERAYVVYAGPNIEGASPAELALLATRQHAPGGPAEHPRGSLLHTIGTGISGPSGLVGHREGKDWAVDLRVASVERTGPTALTIHCDDANTGLSSAHLFALDPETGLLTASTEITNRASEPFCLDWCAALCLPFDHSLSRFLSFTGRWANEFQIEEVPLFQGSIVRENKTGRTSHDVFPGGILTNEHTGENEGTALGFHLGWSGNHRQRIDRHSDGRGFLQMGELFFPGEMQLAESESYRTPDMLIAWSMDGFNGVSHAFHDHLERAVLDRRSAAKPRPVHYNTWEAVYFNHDESALIELAERAADVGAERFVLDDGWFGSRRNDAAGLGDWWVSQDVYPHGLHPIVNRVRELGMEFGLWFEPEMVNPDSDLYRARPDWVLGVEGAEPIASRNQLTLDLTKSEVTQYLFERISALVSEYEIAYIKWDMNRDAQHPASGGRAVMHRQTNEVYALIERLRTAHPGLEIESCSSGGARADFGILRHTDRVWTSDNNDARHRHAIMRGASHFLPLRVLGNHVGPRTCHITGRRFSMAFRVASAIFGHMGMELDLRRESERDLDVLKAGIALHKEHRELIHSGRFWRGESAAHTNLMGCVARDAGEALFAFAVLDLEIATLPERVTFPGLDRAKTYRVRLVWPKHNPSISTPCIIDAAGLQGEGVVVSGAALTTYGIQPPLTRPDTCLIYHLKSCE, encoded by the coding sequence ATGAGCACGCCTGTTGATGACATTGTCCGCTGGTATGAACTGCGTGCGGGCGGGTCGCTGATCGCGCTTGAGGCTGCGGTCGGTGAGCGGGCTTATGTCGTCTATGCCGGACCCAATATCGAGGGTGCATCGCCCGCAGAGCTTGCGCTGCTGGCAACCCGTCAGCACGCACCGGGCGGACCTGCCGAGCACCCGCGTGGATCGCTGCTGCATACGATCGGGACTGGCATTTCGGGTCCGTCAGGTCTGGTCGGGCACCGCGAGGGAAAGGACTGGGCTGTCGATTTGAGGGTCGCTTCGGTCGAGAGGACAGGACCCACCGCGCTCACCATCCACTGCGACGATGCGAATACCGGCCTATCGAGCGCGCATCTGTTCGCGCTCGACCCTGAGACGGGGCTGTTGACGGCCAGCACCGAGATCACGAACCGCGCCAGCGAACCGTTCTGTCTCGACTGGTGTGCTGCGCTTTGCCTCCCCTTTGACCATAGCCTGTCCCGCTTTCTGAGTTTCACGGGTCGTTGGGCAAACGAATTCCAGATCGAGGAAGTCCCGCTTTTTCAGGGCAGCATAGTGCGCGAGAACAAGACGGGGAGAACCAGTCACGACGTCTTTCCCGGCGGCATCCTCACAAACGAACACACTGGCGAGAACGAAGGCACGGCGCTCGGTTTTCACCTCGGCTGGAGCGGCAATCACCGCCAGCGCATCGACCGCCACAGCGACGGGCGCGGTTTTTTGCAAATGGGCGAGCTGTTCTTTCCCGGCGAAATGCAACTGGCCGAAAGCGAAAGCTACCGCACTCCCGACATGCTGATCGCTTGGTCGATGGACGGTTTCAATGGCGTCTCCCACGCGTTTCACGATCACCTTGAACGCGCCGTTCTGGACCGGCGCAGCGCTGCAAAACCTCGCCCCGTCCACTACAACACGTGGGAAGCGGTTTACTTCAATCACGATGAAAGTGCGCTGATCGAGCTTGCCGAAAGGGCCGCTGACGTGGGCGCGGAGCGCTTTGTCCTCGATGACGGCTGGTTCGGGTCGCGCCGAAACGACGCGGCTGGACTTGGAGACTGGTGGGTATCGCAGGACGTATACCCCCACGGCCTCCATCCGATCGTCAACCGCGTGCGCGAGCTCGGCATGGAGTTCGGCCTGTGGTTCGAACCCGAGATGGTCAACCCCGACAGCGACCTCTACCGCGCACGTCCCGACTGGGTACTGGGCGTCGAAGGAGCCGAGCCCATCGCGTCGCGCAACCAGTTGACGCTCGATCTCACGAAGTCCGAGGTCACCCAATACCTGTTCGAGCGTATCAGCGCGCTCGTTAGCGAATACGAAATCGCCTACATCAAGTGGGACATGAACCGCGATGCACAGCACCCGGCGAGTGGCGGCCGCGCAGTCATGCACAGGCAAACCAACGAGGTTTACGCGCTGATCGAGAGGCTTCGGACCGCTCATCCGGGCCTTGAAATCGAAAGCTGCTCATCAGGCGGTGCGCGCGCCGACTTCGGCATCCTGCGTCACACCGACCGTGTTTGGACTTCGGACAATAACGATGCACGGCATCGCCATGCGATCATGCGAGGCGCGTCACATTTTCTGCCGTTGCGCGTGCTCGGCAATCATGTCGGACCCAGGACCTGCCATATCACCGGACGCCGTTTTTCGATGGCCTTTCGGGTCGCGAGCGCGATCTTCGGCCATATGGGCATGGAGCTTGACCTCAGGCGCGAGAGTGAACGCGATCTCGACGTGCTCAAGGCCGGGATCGCGCTTCACAAGGAACACCGCGAACTCATCCATTCAGGCCGCTTCTGGCGCGGTGAAAGCGCAGCGCACACCAACCTTATGGGTTGCGTAGCAAGGGATGCGGGCGAGGCTTTGTTCGCCTTCGCTGTACTCGACCTCGAAATTGCGACCTTGCCAGAGCGCGTCACATTCCCCGGCCTTGATCGTGCGAAAACCTATCGCGTCAGGCTCGTCTGGCCGAAGCACAATCCATCCATCTCAACGCCTTGCATCATTGACGCGGCGGGGCTTCAGGGAGAGGGAGTGGTGGTATCCGGCGCGGCGCTGACCACTTATGGTATCCAGCCTCCGCTGACCCGTCCCGATACGTGCCTGATCTATCACCTCAAGTCCTGCGAGTAA
- a CDS encoding MnmC family methyltransferase — MLKRELIDTAEIEDGETLELFSHGRDFMIVLGRNELMSTRMRFSEEQLAEMTLDRISGDAPRILIGGYGMGFTYRAARERLGEGAQIVVGEISHKIVEWAEGPMAELTGDTLADPRLDLKICDVAALIDDANDGTCEKFDAIMLDVDNGPDGLVRADNNRIYSRTGLGKARDALKPGGIVSVWSAAPDHGFRRRLKEAGFVVEEKGVRSRPNNKGAHHTIWFARKTR, encoded by the coding sequence ATGCTCAAACGCGAACTGATCGATACAGCCGAAATCGAAGACGGCGAAACCCTCGAACTCTTCAGCCACGGACGCGATTTCATGATCGTGCTGGGGCGCAACGAGCTGATGAGCACACGTATGCGGTTCTCCGAGGAACAGCTCGCAGAGATGACGCTCGACCGGATTTCAGGCGACGCGCCACGCATCCTGATCGGCGGCTATGGAATGGGCTTTACCTACCGCGCCGCGCGCGAACGGTTGGGTGAGGGCGCCCAGATCGTCGTCGGCGAGATATCGCACAAGATTGTCGAATGGGCCGAAGGTCCGATGGCGGAGCTGACCGGCGATACGCTCGCCGACCCACGGCTAGACCTCAAGATCTGCGATGTCGCCGCGCTTATCGATGATGCCAATGACGGAACGTGCGAAAAATTCGACGCTATCATGCTGGACGTCGACAATGGTCCCGACGGGCTGGTGCGGGCCGACAACAATCGCATTTATTCGAGAACCGGGCTGGGCAAGGCGCGCGATGCGCTAAAACCCGGAGGTATCGTGTCGGTCTGGTCAGCAGCACCCGATCACGGCTTTCGCCGCCGACTGAAAGAGGCAGGCTTCGTGGTCGAAGAGAAGGGTGTTCGCTCCCGACCGAACAACAAGGGCGCGCATCATACGATCTGGTTCGCGCGCAAAACCCGCTGA
- the pnp gene encoding polyribonucleotide nucleotidyltransferase: MFDTKTVSLEWGGKTLTLETGRIARQADGAVLATYGETVVLCAVTAAKSVKEGQDFFPLTVHYQEKFSAAGRIPGGFFKREGRATEKETLTSRLIDRPCRPLFPEGFYNEINVIAQVLSYDGETEPDIVAMIAASAALTISGVPFMGPIGAARVGFTNDGEYVLNPTVADALGENGRLDLVVAATNDAVMMVESEAKELTEEEMLGAVMFAHEESRKVIGAIIELAEQAAKAPWELDPVEDKSAKMDKLRAAIGSDLEAAYKITDKSARQDAVNATREKAREAFADLAESDPAEYLGTLKLVKKLESEIVRGSILKDGTRIDGRKLDQVRPIEAMVGLLPRTHGSALFTRGETQAICTTTLGTKDAEQMIDGLEGLSYSNFMLHYNFPPYSVGEVGRFGFTSRRETGHGKLAFRALRPVLPDTEEFPYTIRVLSDITESNGSSSMATVCGGALSMMDAGVPLARPVSGIAMGLILEGDNFAVLSDILGDEDHLGDMDFKVAGSEEGITSLQMDIKVAGITQEIMTQALEQAKAGRAHILGEMAKALTGARTEVSKHAPRIETMQIDKSKIRDVIGTGGKVIREIVAETGAKVDIDDEGTIKISSSNADEIEAARKWIEGIVEEAEVGKIYNGKVVNIVDFGAFVNFMGGKDGLVHVSEMKNERVEKPTDVVSEGQEVKVKVLEIDNRGKVRLSMRVVDQETGEELEDTRPPREPRGDRGGKGGPRGDRGGDRRGGRGGRGPRNDRGGDNGGNDGPAAMPDFLKD; the protein is encoded by the coding sequence ATGTTCGACACGAAAACCGTATCGCTGGAGTGGGGCGGAAAAACCCTCACTCTGGAAACCGGCCGTATTGCCCGTCAGGCTGACGGCGCGGTCCTCGCCACTTACGGCGAAACAGTTGTTCTTTGCGCAGTCACCGCTGCAAAGAGCGTCAAGGAAGGTCAGGATTTCTTTCCGCTGACCGTCCACTACCAAGAAAAATTCTCCGCAGCAGGGCGCATTCCCGGCGGCTTCTTCAAGCGCGAAGGCCGCGCGACGGAAAAAGAGACGCTGACCTCGCGTCTGATCGACCGTCCCTGCCGCCCGCTCTTCCCCGAAGGTTTCTACAACGAAATCAACGTCATTGCGCAGGTCCTGTCCTATGACGGCGAGACCGAGCCTGACATCGTCGCCATGATCGCGGCATCAGCTGCTCTGACCATTTCGGGCGTTCCCTTTATGGGCCCGATCGGCGCAGCACGCGTCGGCTTCACCAATGATGGCGAATATGTCCTCAACCCGACCGTCGCAGACGCTCTGGGTGAGAACGGCCGTCTCGACCTCGTTGTCGCTGCAACCAATGACGCGGTGATGATGGTCGAATCCGAAGCGAAAGAGCTGACCGAGGAAGAAATGCTCGGCGCTGTGATGTTCGCACACGAGGAAAGCCGCAAGGTCATCGGCGCGATCATCGAGCTTGCCGAACAGGCTGCAAAGGCTCCGTGGGAGCTCGATCCGGTTGAAGACAAGTCGGCCAAGATGGACAAGCTTCGCGCAGCCATCGGTTCAGACCTCGAAGCCGCCTACAAGATCACCGACAAGTCGGCCCGTCAGGATGCTGTCAACGCAACACGTGAAAAGGCGCGCGAAGCATTTGCTGACCTCGCCGAAAGCGATCCGGCGGAATATCTCGGCACGCTCAAGCTCGTTAAGAAGCTTGAGAGCGAGATCGTTCGCGGCTCGATCCTCAAGGACGGCACGCGCATCGACGGTCGTAAGCTCGATCAGGTTCGTCCGATCGAAGCCATGGTCGGCCTGCTGCCGCGCACGCACGGTTCGGCGCTGTTCACCCGCGGTGAAACGCAGGCGATCTGCACCACCACGCTCGGCACCAAGGACGCCGAGCAGATGATCGATGGTCTCGAAGGCCTCAGCTATAGCAACTTCATGCTGCACTATAACTTCCCGCCCTATTCGGTCGGCGAAGTGGGTCGCTTCGGCTTCACCAGCCGCCGCGAAACCGGCCATGGCAAGCTCGCATTCCGCGCGCTGCGTCCGGTTCTGCCTGACACAGAGGAATTCCCGTATACGATCCGCGTCCTTTCCGACATCACCGAGTCCAACGGCTCGTCCTCGATGGCGACGGTCTGCGGCGGCGCGCTGTCGATGATGGATGCAGGCGTTCCGCTCGCTCGCCCGGTTTCGGGTATCGCGATGGGTCTGATCCTCGAAGGCGATAACTTCGCGGTTCTCTCCGACATTCTGGGTGACGAAGACCACCTTGGCGACATGGACTTCAAGGTTGCAGGTTCGGAAGAAGGCATCACCAGCCTTCAGATGGACATTAAGGTTGCCGGCATCACGCAGGAAATCATGACACAGGCGCTCGAGCAGGCGAAAGCTGGCCGCGCGCACATCCTTGGTGAGATGGCGAAGGCTCTTACCGGTGCCCGCACCGAGGTGTCTAAGCATGCTCCGCGTATCGAGACGATGCAGATCGACAAGTCGAAGATCCGTGACGTCATCGGGACGGGCGGCAAGGTGATCCGTGAGATCGTCGCTGAAACCGGCGCCAAGGTCGACATCGACGACGAAGGCACGATCAAGATCAGCTCTTCCAACGCTGACGAGATCGAAGCCGCGCGTAAGTGGATCGAAGGCATCGTCGAGGAAGCCGAAGTCGGCAAGATCTACAATGGCAAGGTCGTCAACATCGTCGATTTCGGCGCATTCGTGAACTTCATGGGCGGCAAGGACGGCCTCGTCCACGTCAGCGAAATGAAGAACGAGCGCGTTGAGAAGCCGACCGATGTTGTCTCCGAAGGCCAGGAAGTGAAGGTCAAGGTTCTCGAAATCGACAACCGCGGCAAGGTCCGCCTGTCGATGCGCGTCGTTGATCAGGAAACCGGCGAAGAGCTCGAAGACACCCGCCCGCCGCGCGAACCGCGTGGTGATCGCGGTGGCAAGGGCGGCCCCAGAGGCGATAGGGGCGGTGACCGTCGCGGTGGTCGCGGTGGTCGTGGTCCCAGGAACGACCGGGGCGGCGATAACGGCGGAAATGACGGCCCTGCAGCGATGCCGGACTTCCTGAAGGACTAA
- a CDS encoding SLC5 family protein → MSTTQVAVFLVITALIALATYLHCRGKRGAGPQDERDYFLANGGLAWYFVAGSITLTNLSTDQLVGMNGNQMALLAWWEFAAVAGLFILAFVFLPVYYKNNCTTTTELLQKKYGDKHIRALISVLFLFGNLFIFLPAILYGGSLFLLSLAGLATDLGTIMVSAVVLAAVGAAYAIFGGLRAVAVSDTYSGVLVLGLALLVVFLALQAIDFDLTGIPAERLTLIGDNESPIPWHTLLTGMIFIQTFYWSTNQTITQRAMAAPNIREAQKGVVVAAGIRLLIVPIIVVVPGIVSYKLFGDVGDVAYGRIVGEVLPIWLSGAFAAAIAAAILTSFNSILNASAALYVCDLHEAYIGDVTRVGKLGAAVSIVMSVLALALVPFFASQESLINTVQQLYGLLSMPILSAFVVCLLFKNVKAGAAMIGVVTGVAFYGFWSMVWEPAHYIHGMFATLMLSIVTALVVNKLVFGQTPVFSLGGEETEDASGGLATGTA, encoded by the coding sequence ATGAGCACCACCCAGGTCGCGGTATTTCTGGTTATCACCGCGCTGATCGCGCTCGCAACCTACCTGCATTGTCGCGGCAAGCGCGGCGCAGGCCCGCAGGATGAGCGCGATTACTTCCTCGCAAACGGGGGCCTCGCCTGGTACTTCGTGGCCGGCTCGATCACGCTGACGAACCTTTCGACCGATCAGCTTGTCGGGATGAACGGCAATCAGATGGCGCTGCTCGCCTGGTGGGAGTTTGCTGCGGTTGCCGGCCTGTTCATCCTCGCCTTCGTGTTCCTGCCGGTTTACTACAAGAACAATTGCACGACCACGACCGAGCTTCTGCAAAAGAAGTACGGCGACAAACACATTCGCGCGCTCATCAGTGTGCTGTTCCTGTTCGGCAACCTGTTCATTTTCCTACCGGCGATCCTTTATGGCGGTTCGCTGTTCCTGCTCTCGCTGGCAGGCCTCGCGACCGATCTCGGCACGATCATGGTCAGCGCGGTCGTTCTCGCCGCTGTGGGAGCGGCTTATGCGATTTTTGGAGGGCTGCGCGCTGTGGCCGTGTCGGACACCTATTCCGGCGTGCTGGTGCTGGGTCTGGCGCTGCTGGTCGTCTTCCTCGCTTTGCAAGCCATCGACTTCGATCTCACCGGCATTCCCGCAGAGCGGCTGACGCTTATCGGAGACAACGAAAGCCCGATCCCCTGGCACACGCTGCTGACGGGCATGATCTTCATCCAGACATTCTACTGGTCGACCAATCAGACGATCACCCAACGCGCGATGGCCGCGCCCAACATTCGCGAGGCGCAAAAGGGCGTCGTGGTTGCAGCTGGCATCCGGCTGCTGATCGTGCCGATCATCGTGGTGGTGCCGGGCATCGTCTCTTACAAGTTGTTCGGCGATGTCGGCGATGTTGCCTATGGGCGCATCGTTGGCGAGGTGCTGCCAATCTGGCTTTCCGGAGCCTTTGCCGCGGCGATTGCCGCGGCGATCCTCACCAGCTTCAACTCGATCCTGAACGCGAGCGCTGCGCTCTACGTATGCGATCTGCATGAGGCCTATATCGGCGACGTCACGCGGGTCGGTAAGCTGGGCGCTGCGGTTTCTATCGTGATGAGCGTACTGGCGCTTGCGCTCGTTCCGTTCTTCGCGAGCCAGGAAAGCCTCATCAACACGGTTCAGCAGCTTTACGGGCTGCTCTCCATGCCGATCCTTTCCGCCTTTGTCGTGTGCCTGCTGTTCAAGAATGTGAAGGCAGGCGCGGCGATGATCGGTGTGGTGACCGGTGTCGCGTTCTATGGCTTCTGGAGCATGGTCTGGGAGCCTGCGCACTACATCCACGGCATGTTTGCAACGCTGATGCTTTCGATCGTGACCGCGCTGGTGGTCAACAAGCTCGTCTTCGGCCAGACGCCGGTGTTCTCGCTTGGCGGTGAGGAGACCGAGGATGCATCGGGCGGGCTTGCGACCGGCACTGCTTGA
- the truB gene encoding tRNA pseudouridine(55) synthase TruB yields MTDKKPPPHGWIILDKPRGLGSTQAVGAVKRNLREGGYAKTKVGHGGTLDPLAEGVLPIALGEATKLAGRMLDASKIYDFTLKFGEETTTLDTEGEVVERSDVRPSLPQIAAIIPQFTGPIEQVPPAYSALKVDGRRAYDLARAGEEITLKTRAVTIHSLCIADGPHERDEITLTAHVSKGTYIRSLARDIARALGTCGHVTYLRRIKAGPFHQEQAISLDNLNEIANGAPLSDLLLPLEAGLDDIPALNLTQTDAQAVRVGRVLSGMPQSSGLYCAMLDNVPVALMEISDGTAKVVRGFNLPDVAE; encoded by the coding sequence ATGACTGACAAGAAGCCTCCTCCACACGGCTGGATCATCCTCGACAAGCCGCGCGGGCTTGGCTCGACGCAGGCCGTGGGTGCTGTGAAGCGGAACCTGCGTGAAGGCGGCTATGCCAAGACCAAGGTGGGGCACGGCGGCACGCTCGATCCGCTGGCCGAAGGCGTTCTGCCGATTGCGCTGGGCGAGGCGACCAAGCTGGCCGGACGGATGCTGGATGCGAGCAAGATCTACGACTTCACGCTGAAGTTCGGCGAGGAAACGACCACGCTCGACACCGAGGGAGAGGTTGTTGAACGTAGCGATGTTCGCCCATCCTTGCCGCAGATCGCGGCGATCATCCCGCAATTCACCGGACCGATAGAACAGGTCCCGCCGGCCTATTCTGCGCTCAAGGTCGATGGGAGGCGCGCTTACGATCTTGCGCGGGCTGGGGAGGAAATAACTCTCAAGACCCGCGCGGTCACGATCCATTCGCTCTGCATCGCCGACGGCCCGCATGAACGCGACGAAATCACTCTCACCGCGCATGTTTCCAAGGGCACTTACATCCGCAGCCTGGCGCGTGATATTGCCCGCGCCCTTGGAACTTGCGGGCATGTTACCTATCTCCGTCGCATCAAGGCTGGCCCGTTCCATCAGGAGCAGGCGATTTCGCTGGACAATCTCAACGAAATAGCTAATGGCGCGCCCTTATCTGACCTCCTCTTGCCGTTAGAGGCAGGGCTGGACGACATCCCGGCCCTCAACCTCACCCAGACAGACGCGCAGGCGGTCCGAGTTGGCCGGGTCTTGTCTGGAATGCCCCAATCATCCGGGCTTTATTGTGCGATGCTGGACAATGTGCCGGTAGCGCTGATGGAAATTTCGGATGGCACCGCGAAAGTGGTGAGGGGGTTCAACCTTCCCGATGTCGCTGAGTAG